A genomic window from Acinetobacter lwoffii includes:
- a CDS encoding LysM peptidoglycan-binding domain-containing protein, with protein sequence MTNKSLATVQILDLLGNPIPKVQYEVKNSKTGQHVVRGSTNSKGCLYEIQRDKGTVLDIYVKSLLGGGMKKVQTFIMAKDRMLVTVISPKILLDLKTLENNENKGSYKRKTHKVKKGETLSSIAQQYHTTIRVLERLNGIKDVNKISIGQVIKLPINMPATGNNTSIDRKPNPQKNASQNNKSQSSEKSKKETKQADKGIVNTVEEYEKKALEQLNEWYEEGKKALSDAIKIDMKEDRSQDGGTPKTDTSNLCKTNPQCISQGKSELIREVNIRLAGFGGALPTDEFTPLTAECIKQFQRDYMGVPETGKICGSFLAALDKFRDEYGIANFMTKASCPCGQCSGYGNNRRGIKSGLNTANEYPGLHRSLIWILKALNFYLKNEFKYKGLEVAYIESGYRCINDNKKKGRTTVNHMGLALDIHINKNGKRTKAIEDIEFIRKKIMTIKMRASEERASDKIYLEPKKFKSGANGATTWVHFDVTRFSSIYFNDEYFKKEIKDLNGNPVVEIIKSLNMNSILNCAGIIVNTSTISKITDQTIEALVKELGDAIASGEGSYEAWNAGAPEGKRVKYGKMNDLPGTITEKTIDEILDAAKKYRWDDNRRRFATGKYQTIPSTLAAAKARLNLSGNELYDPAMQERVFKEHLLRGRSSIYSLIIKGDKTVEQAMVDASKEWASIALPKGEKNKYGIISDGSIGYHESKTNKANKHSTEKVKVIFEKIHAYHSNK encoded by the coding sequence ATGACAAATAAGTCTTTAGCAACAGTACAAATTCTAGATTTGTTAGGAAATCCAATTCCTAAAGTTCAATATGAAGTCAAAAATAGTAAGACAGGTCAACATGTAGTACGGGGTTCTACCAATTCCAAGGGGTGCCTTTATGAAATTCAAAGAGACAAAGGAACGGTTTTAGATATATATGTCAAAAGCCTTTTAGGTGGAGGTATGAAAAAAGTTCAGACTTTCATAATGGCGAAAGACCGTATGCTGGTTACGGTTATAAGTCCTAAAATTCTCTTGGATTTAAAAACATTAGAAAATAATGAAAATAAAGGAAGTTATAAACGTAAAACACATAAGGTTAAAAAAGGTGAAACTTTATCATCTATTGCACAACAGTATCACACCACAATCCGAGTGCTCGAAAGGCTGAATGGGATAAAAGATGTCAATAAAATCAGCATAGGACAAGTAATTAAACTTCCAATTAATATGCCTGCTACAGGAAATAATACAAGTATTGATAGAAAGCCAAACCCTCAAAAAAATGCTTCTCAAAATAATAAGTCTCAATCATCAGAGAAAAGTAAAAAAGAGACTAAACAGGCTGATAAAGGAATTGTGAATACAGTTGAAGAGTATGAGAAGAAAGCATTAGAGCAGCTTAATGAATGGTATGAAGAAGGTAAGAAAGCTTTATCGGATGCAATAAAAATTGATATGAAAGAGGATCGCAGTCAGGATGGCGGAACACCGAAAACTGATACTTCCAATTTATGTAAAACTAATCCTCAATGTATATCTCAAGGCAAAAGTGAACTTATTAGAGAGGTTAATATCAGGCTAGCAGGCTTTGGTGGCGCATTACCTACAGATGAATTTACTCCTTTAACAGCGGAATGTATAAAGCAATTTCAACGGGATTATATGGGGGTTCCTGAAACTGGAAAAATATGCGGAAGTTTTTTAGCAGCTTTAGATAAGTTCCGTGATGAATATGGAATTGCAAATTTTATGACTAAAGCTAGTTGTCCCTGTGGTCAGTGTTCAGGTTATGGTAATAATAGAAGAGGTATTAAATCTGGTTTGAATACTGCTAATGAATATCCAGGATTGCATAGATCTTTAATATGGATATTAAAAGCATTAAATTTTTATTTAAAAAATGAATTTAAATATAAAGGTCTTGAAGTGGCTTATATAGAATCTGGTTATAGATGTATAAATGATAATAAGAAAAAAGGCAGAACTACAGTAAATCATATGGGTTTAGCATTAGATATACATATTAATAAAAATGGGAAGAGGACTAAGGCTATAGAAGATATAGAGTTTATTAGAAAAAAAATTATGACTATAAAAATGAGAGCAAGTGAAGAAAGGGCTTCTGATAAAATATATTTAGAACCAAAAAAATTTAAGAGTGGAGCAAATGGAGCAACTACTTGGGTTCATTTTGATGTGACAAGATTCTCAAGTATTTACTTTAATGATGAATACTTCAAAAAAGAAATTAAAGATCTCAATGGAAATCCGGTAGTTGAGATTATTAAATCACTAAATATGAATTCTATTTTAAATTGTGCAGGAATAATCGTAAATACTTCTACTATTTCTAAAATAACAGATCAAACTATTGAGGCTCTGGTAAAAGAATTAGGTGATGCGATTGCTAGTGGTGAAGGTAGCTATGAAGCTTGGAATGCAGGAGCTCCAGAAGGAAAAAGAGTTAAATACGGAAAAATGAATGACTTGCCAGGTACAATCACTGAAAAAACTATTGATGAAATTTTAGACGCTGCGAAAAAATATAGATGGGATGACAATAGAAGAAGATTTGCCACTGGAAAATATCAAACAATTCCTTCTACTTTAGCAGCAGCTAAAGCGAGACTAAATTTGAGTGGTAATGAATTATATGATCCTGCTATGCAAGAAAGAGTCTTTAAGGAGCATTTATTAAGAGGTCGTTCATCTATCTACAGCTTGATTATTAAAGGTGATAAAACTGTAGAGCAGGCCATGGTTGATGCTTCGAAAGAGTGGGCTTCAATTGCTTTACCGAAGGGAGAAAAGAATAAATATGGAATTATTTCTGATGGTAGTATCGGTTATCATGAATCTAAAACGAATAAAGCAAATAAACATTCTACCGAAAAAGTTAAAGTTATATTTGAAAAAATTCATGCTTATCATTCAAATAAATAG
- a CDS encoding Dyp-type peroxidase, with protein sequence MTAQSVILPLPSDHARFIVLRLKDLSIEKLKEQLEHLFTSRDRLITQHPQAQIKTGVAFGPELWTKLYDQAPAGFKQLEPIHGSFDMPVVPADVLIHIASARADICFALSQAFFEGIQDQVQVLDERVCFRYFDGRDITGFIDGTENPQFPDDRAEVALLGEDSGIFQDGSFIFAQRYAHNLEKWKKLKVDTQEQVMGRTKLESIELDDEVKPENAHVARTVVEDEEGEEMEILRHSLPYGDGRGDQGLFFIAYTKDLKIIDTMLERMFGTSGDGIHDGLLHFVTPLDGAYYFAPSEELLGEVLEG encoded by the coding sequence ATGACAGCCCAATCGGTAATCTTGCCACTTCCTTCAGATCATGCTCGCTTTATTGTGTTACGTCTTAAAGATTTGAGTATTGAAAAATTAAAAGAACAACTCGAACATTTGTTTACTTCTCGTGATCGGCTGATCACGCAACACCCTCAAGCACAAATTAAAACAGGCGTAGCTTTTGGTCCTGAACTGTGGACAAAACTTTATGATCAAGCTCCTGCAGGCTTTAAACAGCTTGAACCCATTCATGGTTCGTTTGATATGCCGGTTGTTCCAGCAGATGTACTGATTCATATTGCCAGTGCCCGTGCTGATATCTGCTTTGCGCTCAGTCAAGCTTTTTTTGAAGGAATTCAGGACCAGGTTCAGGTGCTGGATGAGCGAGTTTGCTTCCGCTACTTTGATGGTCGTGATATTACCGGCTTCATCGATGGTACTGAAAATCCACAATTCCCGGATGATCGTGCTGAAGTCGCATTATTAGGTGAAGATTCAGGTATTTTCCAAGATGGTTCATTTATTTTTGCCCAGCGTTACGCGCATAACCTGGAAAAATGGAAAAAGCTAAAAGTTGATACTCAGGAACAGGTTATGGGTCGCACCAAGCTTGAATCCATTGAATTGGATGATGAAGTCAAACCTGAAAATGCGCACGTGGCACGTACTGTAGTTGAAGATGAAGAAGGCGAAGAAATGGAAATTCTACGTCATTCTCTGCCTTATGGTGACGGACGTGGTGACCAGGGTCTATTCTTTATTGCCTATACCAAAGACCTGAAAATTATTGATACTATGTTAGAACGTATGTTCGGTACCTCTGGCGATGGAATTCATGACGGTCTGCTGCATTTCGTAACACCTCTGGATGGTGCCTATTACTTTGCGCCAAGTGAGGAGCTGCTGGGAGAGGTTTTGGAAGGGTAA
- a CDS encoding LysE family transporter, protein MSYQMWFAYMLACWVISVSPGAGAIASMSSGLNYGFRHGYWNALGLQLALLVQIAVVAAGVGVLFATTPWAFLVVKWFGVGYLLYLAVLQWKAPAQNIEIKHELTRKSRGKLVLHGFLVNITNPKAIVFLLAVLPQFLDLSKPQWIQYLIMAATMVTIDLIVMAGYTGLAAKVLRLLKSPKQQKVMNRTFAGLFAGAAFLLSLVHQ, encoded by the coding sequence ATGTCCTATCAAATGTGGTTTGCCTATATGTTGGCCTGCTGGGTGATTAGTGTCTCTCCGGGTGCTGGTGCAATTGCATCGATGTCGAGCGGATTGAATTATGGTTTTCGGCATGGTTACTGGAATGCGCTGGGTCTGCAACTGGCTTTACTGGTACAGATTGCAGTGGTTGCAGCAGGCGTGGGAGTTTTGTTTGCGACAACCCCATGGGCATTTTTAGTGGTGAAATGGTTTGGTGTTGGCTACCTGTTATATTTGGCAGTTTTGCAATGGAAAGCACCTGCACAGAACATCGAAATTAAACATGAATTGACGCGAAAATCGAGAGGAAAACTGGTACTGCATGGTTTCTTGGTTAATATCACTAATCCTAAAGCCATCGTATTTTTACTGGCCGTCTTGCCGCAATTTCTGGATTTGTCCAAACCACAATGGATTCAGTATTTGATTATGGCTGCAACAATGGTGACGATTGATCTGATTGTGATGGCGGGTTATACCGGATTGGCTGCTAAAGTTTTAAGGCTACTAAAATCACCGAAACAACAAAAAGTCATGAACCGGACTTTTGCCGGTTTATTTGCAGGTGCTGCATTTTTATTGAGTTTGGTGCATCAATAA
- the znuB gene encoding zinc ABC transporter permease subunit ZnuB — MMDWLQLLLPAWIMGTLLVFLTAPLGCLMLWRRMSFFADTMAHGTLLGVAIAGALSLPLWMGVTFIALLLVGVLWVLHDPRLPNDALLALCSATLLCSGLLFIQHLPSLRPELLSYLFGDLLTISWTDLPTFAIVIILALAVLYKSWQAQIQIAIDPDMAVSEGVNAKWQRLIFMLLLALFTVLALKAVGSLLMGALLVIPALTARLLAHSPKQMVIWAFVIAQIGVTVGLWSSAGLNTSTGLTIVLTMAVLFALIFCVQKFKKLN, encoded by the coding sequence ATGATGGATTGGTTACAACTCCTTTTACCTGCATGGATCATGGGAACGCTATTGGTATTTCTGACTGCACCGCTGGGCTGTCTCATGCTCTGGCGGCGTATGTCATTTTTTGCCGATACCATGGCACACGGTACTTTGCTCGGTGTTGCCATCGCTGGGGCTTTAAGTTTACCTCTCTGGATGGGAGTCACTTTTATTGCCTTATTATTGGTAGGGGTTTTGTGGGTGCTGCATGATCCGCGCCTGCCGAATGATGCCTTGCTGGCGCTGTGTTCAGCAACACTGCTTTGCTCAGGTCTATTGTTCATTCAGCATTTACCGAGTTTAAGACCGGAACTTCTCAGCTATCTATTTGGTGATCTACTGACGATTTCTTGGACGGACTTACCCACCTTTGCTATCGTGATTATTCTGGCCTTAGCCGTCCTCTATAAGAGCTGGCAAGCGCAGATTCAAATCGCGATTGATCCGGACATGGCGGTCAGTGAAGGTGTAAATGCCAAATGGCAACGCCTGATCTTTATGTTGTTATTGGCATTGTTTACCGTGCTTGCCCTGAAAGCAGTGGGTTCATTACTCATGGGGGCATTACTGGTGATCCCTGCTCTGACTGCACGACTCCTTGCACATTCACCAAAACAAATGGTGATCTGGGCATTCGTGATTGCGCAAATTGGGGTGACCGTGGGCCTATGGTCGAGTGCAGGTCTCAATACTTCGACAGGTTTAACCATTGTCCTGACCATGGCGGTGCTATTTGCACTGATCTTCTGTGTGCAGAAGTTTAAAAAGCTGAATTAA
- the znuC gene encoding zinc ABC transporter ATP-binding protein ZnuC: protein MPQQSLSASPLIQLSKIWVKIDERDILKAIDFSLQEKEIVTLIGPNGAGKSTLIKVMLGILKPQSGEIKTARKLKFSYVPQKFNPSHSLPLRVKDLLALEKCPSEIKTEIIRDTGISKLQDSKVQQLSGGERQRVLLARALLRQPDILVLDEPMQGLDIQSEAELYEYVRNLPEKYGCAVLMVSHDLQWVMQGTTRVVCLNKHICCSGLPESVQQHPEYQAIFGTNRVFYQHHHDHCAHGDSATPCQHDSRPHIHPEPEA from the coding sequence GTGCCGCAACAAAGCTTAAGTGCCTCTCCCTTGATTCAGCTTTCCAAGATCTGGGTCAAAATCGATGAGCGCGATATCTTAAAAGCCATTGATTTCTCGTTACAAGAGAAAGAAATTGTCACACTGATTGGTCCCAATGGTGCTGGTAAATCGACCTTAATTAAAGTCATGCTGGGCATTTTGAAACCGCAATCAGGTGAGATCAAGACTGCGCGCAAACTCAAATTCTCTTATGTGCCACAGAAATTCAATCCCTCACATAGCTTGCCGCTACGGGTGAAAGATTTATTGGCACTAGAAAAGTGTCCGTCCGAGATTAAAACCGAAATTATTCGCGATACCGGCATTAGTAAACTGCAAGATTCTAAAGTGCAGCAGTTGTCTGGCGGTGAACGTCAACGGGTGCTACTGGCCCGCGCCTTATTACGCCAGCCGGATATTTTAGTCCTCGATGAACCGATGCAGGGTCTAGACATTCAGTCCGAAGCTGAACTGTATGAATATGTGCGTAACTTGCCGGAAAAATATGGCTGTGCCGTACTGATGGTTTCACATGACCTGCAATGGGTGATGCAAGGTACGACTCGGGTCGTGTGCCTGAACAAGCATATCTGCTGTAGTGGCCTGCCGGAAAGCGTGCAGCAACATCCCGAATATCAGGCGATTTTTGGCACCAATCGGGTGTTCTATCAACATCATCATGATCATTGCGCGCACGGCGATTCTGCCACCCCCTGTCAGCATGATTCACGCCCTCATATTCACCCCGAGCCGGAAGCTTAA
- a CDS encoding transcriptional repressor: MGSCSHEHHNALHGVHDHPNVAQRLAEAESLCAASGARLTPLRKEVLELILNAHGPMGAYDLLAQMKNASDRPAAPPTVYRTLDFLLSKGLIHRLTSINAYIPCCHPREGHQAAFLICTECKAVKEASAQGLLDQLDALASSDDFTAHHSIIEISGICQQCRNKA, from the coding sequence ATGGGTTCCTGTTCGCACGAACACCACAACGCATTGCACGGCGTGCACGACCATCCCAATGTCGCACAACGTCTTGCTGAAGCGGAAAGTCTTTGTGCAGCAAGCGGCGCACGCCTTACACCTTTACGTAAAGAAGTGCTGGAACTCATTCTAAATGCGCATGGCCCGATGGGCGCCTATGATCTGCTGGCACAAATGAAAAATGCCAGTGATCGTCCTGCAGCCCCACCAACGGTGTATCGCACTCTGGATTTTTTATTAAGCAAAGGGCTGATTCATCGCCTGACCTCGATCAATGCCTATATCCCCTGTTGCCATCCGCGTGAAGGTCATCAGGCTGCTTTTTTAATCTGCACCGAATGTAAAGCCGTGAAAGAAGCGTCGGCTCAGGGCTTACTCGATCAACTCGATGCACTGGCCAGCTCGGACGACTTCACGGCACATCACAGCATTATCGAAATTTCAGGAATTTGTCAGCAGTGCCGCAACAAAGCTTAA
- a CDS encoding metal ABC transporter solute-binding protein, Zn/Mn family, whose amino-acid sequence MFRLLAISLLALFSTLSWSQSLVVSTQPIYLIAKKITQGVEQPTLLLANQSGHDVSLTPAHRKTIQNAGLVIWLGQAHEAPLAKVLNESNKGIALLDSGILTTLPMRNPRGEALKNTVDTHVWLDPNNAVRIGFFIAALRSQQLPEHRERYWKNARDFAQNMFATAQRYSSSNKAKPYWSYHDAYQYLERPLNLKFMGALTDDPHVSPTVAQIKFLQDHRPQRKMCLLAEGHASENQYRKLNPVLFQHVDESMSGAGDFVQAWQQLAAETQKCVLNAR is encoded by the coding sequence ATGTTCCGTCTCCTTGCAATCAGTCTGCTGGCATTGTTCAGTACACTCAGTTGGTCACAAAGTCTGGTGGTGTCTACGCAGCCGATCTATCTGATTGCCAAGAAAATTACCCAAGGTGTGGAACAGCCGACTTTATTGCTGGCCAACCAAAGTGGACATGATGTGAGTCTGACTCCGGCGCATCGAAAAACTATTCAGAATGCAGGTCTGGTGATCTGGCTGGGTCAGGCGCATGAAGCACCCTTGGCCAAAGTGCTGAATGAAAGTAATAAAGGCATTGCACTGTTAGACTCGGGGATATTGACCACCTTGCCGATGCGTAATCCGCGTGGCGAGGCCTTGAAAAATACGGTAGACACGCATGTCTGGCTCGATCCGAATAATGCCGTACGGATTGGCTTCTTTATTGCGGCGTTACGTTCGCAACAACTGCCGGAACATCGTGAACGCTACTGGAAAAATGCCCGTGACTTTGCACAAAACATGTTTGCTACGGCTCAGCGTTATAGTTCAAGTAACAAAGCCAAACCTTATTGGTCTTATCACGATGCCTACCAGTATCTTGAGCGCCCACTCAATTTAAAATTCATGGGGGCATTGACCGATGATCCACATGTTTCACCAACGGTGGCGCAAATCAAGTTTTTACAGGATCATCGTCCACAGCGCAAAATGTGTCTGCTGGCCGAAGGTCATGCCAGTGAAAACCAGTACCGCAAACTCAATCCGGTACTGTTCCAGCATGTCGATGAAAGCATGAGCGGGGCAGGGGACTTTGTGCAGGCTTGGCAGCAATTGGCCGCCGAAACCCAGAAATGTGTACTAAATGCACGCTAA
- a CDS encoding ATP synthase subunit I — protein sequence MSRTSRLIDRRLAKALVLLQACMIPVSALIGWVVKDSTAALSAALGALVCWLATCYFSWQSFRAAGARASKQVLSNMYKGLMGKFAIVIVGFILILSNVKPLSAVALFCGFILVQAMSWVAPFWASRLQK from the coding sequence ATGAGCCGAACTAGTCGCTTGATTGACCGACGATTAGCGAAAGCTTTGGTCCTCCTGCAAGCCTGTATGATCCCTGTTTCAGCCTTGATCGGCTGGGTCGTGAAAGACTCAACCGCAGCCTTGAGTGCAGCATTAGGTGCACTGGTATGTTGGCTCGCGACTTGTTATTTTTCGTGGCAATCGTTTCGAGCAGCAGGAGCCCGCGCGTCTAAACAAGTTCTTTCGAACATGTATAAAGGCTTGATGGGAAAGTTTGCCATTGTGATTGTTGGTTTCATTTTAATTTTAAGCAATGTTAAACCGTTGTCAGCGGTGGCGTTGTTTTGTGGTTTTATACTTGTTCAAGCCATGTCGTGGGTCGCTCCGTTTTGGGCGTCACGTCTACAAAAATGA
- the atpB gene encoding F0F1 ATP synthase subunit A translates to MAAEEHALTSTEYIKHHLTNMTYGKMPDGTWKLAESGAEAQQMGFTAIHLDSMGWSIGLGLIFCLLFWLVAKAANAGVPTKFQSAIEMIIEFVDSSVRDTFHGKSRLIAPLALTIFVWIFLMNLMDLIPVDFIPYVAQHAIASMLGVDPHQVYFKIVPTTDPNITLGMSISVFFLIIFYSIREKGVGGFVGELALNPFNPSNPVAKVLLIPFNLLLELTTFLARPVSLALRLFGNMYAGELIFILIALLPFWIQWALSVPWAIFHILIITLQAFIFMMLTIVYMSMASEKH, encoded by the coding sequence ATGGCTGCTGAAGAACATGCCCTTACTTCGACCGAGTATATCAAGCATCACTTGACCAACATGACCTATGGCAAAATGCCGGACGGTACATGGAAATTGGCCGAGAGCGGTGCTGAAGCTCAACAGATGGGGTTCACTGCTATTCACTTGGATTCAATGGGTTGGTCTATCGGACTGGGTCTGATTTTCTGTTTGTTGTTCTGGTTGGTTGCGAAAGCAGCTAATGCTGGTGTTCCTACCAAGTTCCAGTCTGCAATTGAAATGATTATCGAGTTTGTAGATTCAAGTGTACGTGATACCTTCCACGGGAAGTCTCGATTAATTGCACCCTTAGCATTAACCATTTTCGTGTGGATTTTCCTCATGAACTTGATGGATTTGATCCCTGTTGACTTTATTCCTTATGTAGCTCAACACGCGATTGCTTCTATGCTGGGTGTAGACCCTCATCAGGTTTACTTTAAAATTGTTCCGACTACAGATCCAAACATTACCCTCGGTATGTCTATTTCTGTATTCTTCTTAATTATTTTCTATAGTATTCGTGAGAAAGGTGTTGGCGGCTTCGTTGGTGAGTTAGCACTGAACCCATTTAACCCAAGTAATCCAGTTGCTAAAGTGCTTTTAATTCCATTCAACTTATTGTTGGAATTGACTACTTTCTTGGCGCGACCAGTTTCATTGGCTCTACGACTGTTCGGTAACATGTATGCGGGTGAGTTAATCTTCATTCTTATCGCGTTATTACCGTTCTGGATCCAGTGGGCGTTGTCTGTGCCTTGGGCGATTTTCCACATTTTGATTATTACGCTACAAGCATTCATTTTCATGATGTTGACTATCGTGTACATGAGTATGGCAAGCGAAAAGCATTAA
- the atpE gene encoding F0F1 ATP synthase subunit C, which translates to MELTLGLVAIASAILIAFGALGTAIGFGLLGGRFLEAVARQPELAPQLQTRMFLIAGLLDAVPMIGVGIGLFFIFANPFVG; encoded by the coding sequence ATGGAACTCACTTTAGGTCTAGTTGCAATTGCATCTGCTATCTTGATCGCTTTCGGTGCTTTAGGTACTGCGATTGGTTTTGGTCTTCTAGGCGGCCGTTTCCTTGAAGCTGTAGCTCGTCAACCAGAATTGGCTCCACAACTTCAAACTCGTATGTTCTTAATCGCGGGTCTTCTTGATGCTGTGCCTATGATCGGTGTTGGTATTGGCTTGTTCTTCATCTTCGCTAATCCATTTGTAGGTTAA
- a CDS encoding F0F1 ATP synthase subunit B, with the protein MNINLTLFGQAIAFAIFVAFCMKFVWPPLINAISERQRKIADGLNAAEKAKADLADAQAQVKAELDAAKAQAAQLIEQANRRGAQLIEEARTQAAAEGERIRQQAKEAVDTEINAAREELRQQVAALAVTGAEKILSQQVDAEAHNAMLTQLAAKL; encoded by the coding sequence ATGAATATCAACCTCACATTGTTTGGCCAAGCGATTGCGTTTGCGATTTTTGTCGCATTCTGCATGAAGTTTGTATGGCCACCACTAATCAATGCGATTAGTGAACGTCAGCGTAAAATCGCTGATGGCTTAAATGCTGCTGAAAAAGCGAAGGCTGACCTTGCAGATGCGCAAGCACAAGTGAAAGCTGAGTTAGACGCGGCAAAAGCACAAGCGGCTCAATTGATCGAACAAGCGAACCGTCGTGGTGCACAATTGATCGAAGAAGCGCGTACCCAAGCTGCGGCTGAAGGTGAGCGTATTCGTCAACAGGCTAAAGAAGCTGTTGATACTGAAATCAATGCTGCTCGCGAAGAATTGCGTCAACAAGTGGCTGCTCTTGCAGTAACTGGTGCTGAGAAAATTCTTAGCCAGCAAGTTGATGCAGAAGCTCACAATGCCATGCTGACTCAGCTGGCTGCTAAACTTTAA
- a CDS encoding F0F1 ATP synthase subunit delta produces MAELLTLARPYAKAAFAYASEQSATDSWSTALELLSAAVQDEAFSAYLNRPELTPAEQVALFAKVLGEDQTAAVSNFLTLLAENNRLVLLPEIAAEYEQLKSQNNNTVDVVIESAFPLTSVQEQLLTHALEKKFEAAVNVSVEVNPALIAGVVIRAGDQVIDDSALNKLEKMRTRLLA; encoded by the coding sequence ATGGCTGAACTCTTGACGTTGGCACGCCCATACGCTAAAGCAGCATTTGCTTACGCTTCTGAGCAAAGTGCAACTGACTCTTGGTCAACAGCACTTGAATTGCTCAGTGCTGCGGTGCAAGACGAAGCATTTTCAGCTTATCTAAATCGCCCTGAGCTTACACCTGCTGAGCAGGTGGCTCTTTTTGCGAAAGTTTTAGGTGAAGACCAAACTGCAGCAGTGTCTAACTTCCTGACATTGCTTGCAGAGAATAACCGTTTGGTTCTTCTTCCTGAGATTGCAGCAGAATATGAGCAGCTTAAATCACAGAATAACAATACTGTGGATGTTGTGATTGAATCAGCATTCCCATTGACTTCTGTACAGGAACAACTTCTTACTCACGCATTAGAGAAAAAATTCGAAGCGGCGGTAAATGTTTCTGTAGAAGTTAACCCAGCGCTGATTGCTGGTGTAGTTATTCGTGCAGGCGACCAAGTGATAGATGATTCTGCGCTTAACAAGCTTGAAAAAATGCGTACTCGTCTTCTTGCTTAA